A single Micromonospora sp. CCTCC AA 2012012 DNA region contains:
- a CDS encoding CbrC family protein, giving the protein MPQPRFRYHPDPVATGSAVPTVEACVLCGIARGWRYAGPIYGRQVDVLCLYCIASGEAARALTGGVDFPCMFTDATDVPPGVPFAVVEEVTQRTPGFVSWQQPSWLYHCGDGAAFLGAAGYEELRAHPDALEMIRDDLHRLGWPADQAEAMLRRMDRSGEPAAILFRCLHCGVHLASWEMVHADVEASVQVLGPGHETTVGRHAGAVGYRTCPYAGRPRIPA; this is encoded by the coding sequence GTGCCACAGCCCCGGTTCCGTTACCACCCCGATCCGGTCGCGACCGGATCGGCCGTTCCCACGGTTGAGGCGTGCGTACTGTGCGGGATTGCGCGTGGCTGGCGGTACGCCGGGCCGATCTACGGCCGCCAGGTCGACGTGCTCTGCCTGTACTGCATCGCCTCGGGTGAGGCGGCGCGGGCATTGACGGGCGGCGTCGACTTCCCGTGCATGTTCACCGACGCGACCGACGTGCCACCAGGCGTTCCGTTCGCGGTCGTGGAGGAGGTCACGCAACGCACGCCGGGGTTCGTCTCCTGGCAGCAGCCGAGCTGGCTGTATCACTGCGGCGACGGCGCAGCGTTTCTCGGCGCGGCCGGATACGAGGAGCTACGCGCCCACCCTGATGCGTTGGAGATGATCCGGGACGATCTTCACCGGCTCGGGTGGCCGGCGGATCAGGCCGAAGCGATGCTGCGGCGGATGGATCGCAGCGGTGAGCCGGCGGCGATCCTGTTTCGGTGCCTGCACTGCGGCGTGCACCTGGCCTCCTGGGAAATGGTACATGCTGACGTCGAGGCGAGCGTGCAGGTGCTCGGCCCGGGTCATGAGACGACCGTCGGGCGGCACGCCGGAGCTGTCGGCTACCGGACATGCCCATACGCGGGCCGCCCCCGCATTCCTGCTTAG